The following are encoded together in the Chiloscyllium plagiosum isolate BGI_BamShark_2017 chromosome 19, ASM401019v2, whole genome shotgun sequence genome:
- the pmch gene encoding pro-MCH translates to MNASVYIALFISVLFSAELTISSAVGQLEESKVLQNDFNQEILANAGLPKQPRSSGLFKPYQLLEPDKVNSEDLGFGMDPKIIQPPFMTAGQRLFKRLFTLHEPMKKPLYLSAKRMDAPENSNQLEQFEMLEAHRANNDGENGALLPVGRRDFDMLRCMLGRVYRPCWQN, encoded by the exons ATGAATGCCTCGGTTTACATAGCTCTGTTTATTTCTGTGTTGTTCTCTGCAGAACTCACCATTTCATCTGCTGTGGGACAATTGGAAGAAAGCAAGGTGCTGCAGAATGACTTTAACCAAGAAATATTGGCAAACGCTGGTCTACCAAAGCAACCGAGGTCTTCAGGCTTGTTCAAACCCTATCAGCTCCTGGAACCGGACAAAGTAAACTCAGAA GATTTAGGTTTTGGAATGGACCCCAAAATTATTCAACCACCTTTTATGACTGCTGGCCAGAGATTATTTAAACGACTTTTCACCTTGCATGAGCCAATGAAAAAGCCTCTGTACCTCTCAGCCAAGAGGATGGATGCTCCTGAAAACTCCAATCAACTGGAACAGTTTGAGATGTTAGAGGCACATCGAGCCAATAACGATGGAGAAAATGGAGCTCTGCTTCCTGTGGGCAGGAGAGATTTTGACA TGCTCCGTTGCATGCTGGGAAGAGTTTATCGACCCTGCTGGCAAAACTGA
- the igf1 gene encoding insulin-like growth factor I isoform X1: MGSSAVTQVMEETQKSAQTPNCRLAHVFQVVRISLVSYPHLFYLMLCVLTLSGVDASTETLCGAELVDALQFVCGDRGFYFNKPTGYRSSVRRPHRGIVDECCFQSCDLKLLEMYCAKPQRATGPVRIQHHTEKGQRENVWRNPNRANASSIQRNSRI; the protein is encoded by the exons ATGGGGAGCTCAGCAGTGACACAAGTGATGGAGGAGACACAGAAATCAGCTCAGACACCCAACTGCCGCCTCGCACACGTCTTTCAG GTTGTCAGGATTAGTCTTGTCTCCTACCCTCACCTGTTCTACCTGATGCTGTGTGTGCTGACGTTGAGTGGGGTGGATGCCAGCACAGAGACACTGTGTGGGGCAGAGTTGGTGGATGCTCTCCAGTTTGTGTGTGGCGACCGAGGCTTCTATTTCA ACAAACCCACAGGCTACAGGTCAAGCGTTAGGCGGCCACACAGAGGGATTGTGGATGAGTGCTGCTTCCAGAGTTGTGACCTCAAGTTGCTCGAGATGTACTGTGCAAAGCCCCAGCGAGCAACTGGCCCCGTACGTATCCAACATCACACTGAGAAAGGACAGAGG GAGAATGTGTGGAGGAACCCCAACCGGGCTAATGCCAGCAGTATCCAGCGAAATTCCCGGATTTGA
- the igf1 gene encoding insulin-like growth factor I isoform X2 — protein sequence MGSSAVTQVMEETQKSAQTPNCRLAHVFQVVRISLVSYPHLFYLMLCVLTLSGVDASTETLCGAELVDALQFVCGDRGFYFNKPTGYRSSVRRPHRGIVDECCFQSCDLKLLEMYCAKPQRATGPENVWRNPNRANASSIQRNSRI from the exons ATGGGGAGCTCAGCAGTGACACAAGTGATGGAGGAGACACAGAAATCAGCTCAGACACCCAACTGCCGCCTCGCACACGTCTTTCAG GTTGTCAGGATTAGTCTTGTCTCCTACCCTCACCTGTTCTACCTGATGCTGTGTGTGCTGACGTTGAGTGGGGTGGATGCCAGCACAGAGACACTGTGTGGGGCAGAGTTGGTGGATGCTCTCCAGTTTGTGTGTGGCGACCGAGGCTTCTATTTCA ACAAACCCACAGGCTACAGGTCAAGCGTTAGGCGGCCACACAGAGGGATTGTGGATGAGTGCTGCTTCCAGAGTTGTGACCTCAAGTTGCTCGAGATGTACTGTGCAAAGCCCCAGCGAGCAACTGGCCCC GAGAATGTGTGGAGGAACCCCAACCGGGCTAATGCCAGCAGTATCCAGCGAAATTCCCGGATTTGA